One Papaver somniferum cultivar HN1 chromosome 10, ASM357369v1, whole genome shotgun sequence genomic window carries:
- the LOC113319284 gene encoding mannan endo-1,4-beta-mannosidase 2-like, with the protein MLIGNGIGLPLLGFVSCFIFIYIAYTDFKMDYIDAKDDDLSFVRTNGTQFMLDEKAFYVNGWNSYWLMDQAVEEHSRVRVSSMLKIGAKMGLTVCRTWAFNDGAYNALQISPGQFDERVFKALDYVIAEARIHGIRLILSLVNDLQAFGGKAQYVKWALQEGVGLSTSNDEFFSDPYIRKYFKTYAKTILTRKNSYTGIEYKNDPTIFAWELINEPRCTSDPSGDTLQDWIKEMAAFVKSIDRNHLVTVGLEGFYGPAESTTKLSVNPGNWASKSGSDFLRNSKISNIDFTSVHIYPDHWFKDQTREEKLKYVEKWVVSHIDDGDRILKKPVLFTEFGLSDKNINFEHSHRDTFYKMIYDIVYKSATNNGAGAGTLVWQLLVEGMNEYNDDFGIIPGNTSTIYRVITQQSCKLATIHKAHFQSKKIYEELCF; encoded by the exons ATGCTGATTGGAAATGGGATTGGGCTTCCACTTTTGGGATTTGTATCTTGTTTTATATTCATTTACATTGCATATACGGATTTCAAAATGGACTACATAGATGCAAAAGATGATGATTTAAGTTTTGTTAGAACAAATGGGACTCAGTTTATGTTGGATGAGAAAGCATTTTATGTGAACGGTTGGAATTCTTATTGGTTAATGGATCAAGCTGTTGAAGAACACAGTAGAGTGAGGGTTAGTTCAATGTTAAAAATTGGTGCAAAGATGGGTTTAACAGTTTGTAGAACATGGGCATTTAATGATGGAGCTTATAATGCACTGCAAATCTCCCCTGGTCAATTCGACGAGCGCGTTTTCAAG GCACTGGATTATGTAATTGCAGAAGCAAGAATACACGGAATTCGACTAATTCTTAGCTTGGTTAATGATTTACAAGCATTTGGAGGGAAAGCTCAGTATGTAAAATGGGCATTACAAGAAGGTGTAGGCTTGAGTACTTCCAATGATGAGTTCTTCTCGGATCCGTACATTCGTAAGTACTTCAAGACTTACGCGAAG ACTATATTGACAAGGAAGAACAGTTATACTGGAATTGAATATAAGAATGATCCCACAATCTTTGCATGGGAATTGATAAATGAACCGCGGTGTACGTCTGATCCTTCTGGTGACACTCTCCAA GATTGGATTAAAGAAATGGCGGCATTTGTGAAATCAATAGACAGGAATCATTTGGTGACAGTGGGTCTTGAAGGATTCTATGGTCCAGCAGAAAGCACAACAAAATTGAGTGTTAACCCGGGAAATTGGGCAAGCAAGTCTGGTTCTGATTTTCTTCGAAATTCCAAGATATCTAACATTGATTTCACCTCTGTTCATATATATCCTGATCATTG GTTCAAGGATCAAACACGAGAAGAAAAACTAAAATACGTCGAGAAATGGGTAGTTTCTCACATTGACGACGGTGACAGAATCCTGAAGAAGCCTGTACTGTTTACTGAATTTGGACTATCAGACAAGAACATAAATTTTGAACATTCTCACAGAGACACATTTTACAAAATGATTTACGATATTGTTTATAAATCTGCCACGAACAATGGAGCCGGGGCAGGGACATTAGTTTGGCAGTTGTTGGTTGAAGGCATGAATGAATACAATGATGATTTCGGGATCATTCCGGGTAACACTTCAACCATCTATAGAGTCATAACTCAACAGTCATGCAAACTAGCAACAATTCACAAGGCACATTTTCAATCAAAGAAGATTTATGAAGAACTTTGCTTTTAA